A window of Eubacteriaceae bacterium ES3 contains these coding sequences:
- a CDS encoding HAMP domain-containing sensor histidine kinase, giving the protein MNSIRVRLMLIFSVTFLLLLCLLLAVTKMFFYEYYISMNEKTMSTNVEGFRDRLMTEEQQKLLAELKQKTGASIFIYDSELNPIGPQTNPLLDRLGEDYLNDIEHIVMAGEEESYFNVTSDGHGSLMVFAERLPKDELIILTKRTGLADEAVKIFFRFVSITAVVIFLTGIVVTYFITRRLTRPIIKMESVTRKMAGQDFSEKLDVKGSDEINALMGSINRMAEHLSSSIASLNMANEKLAQELSKEQRLETMRRQFVSDVSHELKNPLAMIIAYTDGLNKEIPKTDEQRKDYYNIIFSEANRMNTLVKDLLDLSGYESGTFTIEKSNFIINDLIQESIERFSYITENKKIKVDFEPLINIEVFADRIRLHQVIINLLNNAFKYVDDGGIIQIEISKFDDKMKLLVANSGKLLPDSAFDKVWNSFYQVNTENKGNGLGLAIVRSIVQLHGGRCQAYTSNMMNCFEIIF; this is encoded by the coding sequence ATGAATAGCATACGAGTCAGACTAATGCTTATTTTTTCGGTTACTTTCCTTTTGCTCCTGTGTTTGCTTCTGGCAGTTACAAAGATGTTCTTTTATGAATACTATATATCAATGAATGAGAAGACTATGTCCACTAATGTGGAAGGTTTTAGAGATAGGCTGATGACAGAGGAACAGCAGAAACTACTGGCGGAATTAAAACAGAAAACGGGTGCATCAATTTTTATCTATGACAGTGAGCTTAATCCTATTGGTCCACAAACGAATCCGCTATTGGATAGGCTGGGAGAAGATTATTTAAACGATATCGAGCATATAGTAATGGCAGGAGAAGAAGAAAGCTATTTTAATGTTACTTCTGATGGACATGGCAGTTTGATGGTATTTGCTGAAAGACTTCCTAAGGATGAATTGATAATACTTACCAAGCGTACAGGCCTAGCTGACGAGGCTGTCAAAATATTTTTTAGATTCGTCAGTATTACTGCGGTGGTAATCTTTTTAACTGGTATCGTAGTTACATATTTCATTACCCGGCGTTTAACGCGGCCGATCATTAAAATGGAATCAGTAACAAGAAAAATGGCTGGACAGGATTTTTCTGAAAAGCTGGATGTGAAAGGCAGCGATGAAATCAATGCGTTGATGGGTAGTATAAACAGGATGGCTGAACATTTGTCATCTTCCATAGCTTCGCTTAATATGGCAAATGAGAAACTGGCACAGGAACTTTCAAAAGAACAAAGGCTGGAAACGATGCGGCGCCAGTTTGTATCGGATGTCTCTCATGAACTAAAAAATCCATTGGCTATGATTATTGCCTACACGGACGGATTGAATAAGGAAATCCCCAAAACGGATGAGCAGCGAAAGGACTATTACAACATTATCTTTTCTGAAGCAAATCGTATGAATACTTTGGTTAAAGATTTACTTGATCTTTCGGGGTATGAATCCGGTACGTTCACGATAGAAAAAAGTAACTTTATAATAAACGATCTGATACAGGAAAGTATTGAACGTTTCAGCTATATAACAGAGAATAAAAAAATTAAGGTTGATTTTGAACCTTTAATTAATATTGAAGTGTTTGCTGACAGAATACGGCTCCACCAGGTCATTATCAACCTTTTAAACAATGCTTTTAAATATGTAGATGATGGTGGAATCATTCAAATCGAGATAAGTAAATTTGATGATAAAATGAAACTGCTAGTTGCAAATTCCGGAAAATTATTGCCGGATTCAGCGTTTGATAAGGTCTGGAACAGTTTTTATCAAGTGAATACCGAGAACAAAGGAAACGGCCTGGGATTGGCAATTGTAAGAAGCATAGTACAACTTCATGGAGGACGTTGTCAGGCTTATACAAGCAATATGATGAATTGTTTTGAGATTATTTTCTAG
- a CDS encoding response regulator transcription factor produces the protein MPKVLVIDDEPNIRRIIRDFLEHEGFSVLEGESGEAGIQEALENRDLDLILLDIRMPGMDGFEVLEALRDFIEVPIVFLTALSDDYHEIKGLNLGADDYISKPFNYNVLMARIKSILRKNSNKDLPVELGPVTIERSSRTVWVSKEICELTMKEYELLNYLFDNRGISLDRLRLLDRIWGYDYDGDPRTIDTHIKTLRAKLGEAGKLIKTVRGVGYRLDENE, from the coding sequence ATGCCAAAGGTTTTAGTGATTGATGACGAACCGAATATCCGAAGAATTATTAGAGATTTTCTGGAGCATGAAGGATTTTCTGTTCTTGAAGGAGAGAGCGGGGAAGCGGGGATTCAAGAGGCGCTTGAAAACAGGGATCTGGATTTGATCCTCCTGGATATTAGAATGCCCGGGATGGATGGTTTTGAAGTTCTGGAAGCGTTAAGAGATTTTATTGAAGTGCCGATTGTATTTTTAACGGCACTGAGTGACGATTATCACGAAATCAAGGGCCTTAACCTTGGGGCGGATGACTATATTTCCAAACCATTCAATTACAATGTCCTGATGGCTCGAATTAAATCTATTCTCAGAAAAAATTCAAATAAAGACTTACCAGTCGAATTGGGCCCGGTGACGATCGAACGCTCATCCAGAACCGTTTGGGTTAGCAAAGAGATTTGCGAGCTGACAATGAAAGAGTATGAACTTCTCAATTACCTGTTTGATAACCGAGGAATCAGTCTTGACAGATTAAGGTTACTGGATAGAATCTGGGGATACGACTATGATGGGGATCCGCGGACGATAGACACACATATAAAAACATTAAGAGCTAAATTGGGTGAAGCGGGCAAATTAATAAAAACAGTCAGAGGAGTAGGGTACAGGTTGGATGAAAATGAATAG
- a CDS encoding DUF1566 domain-containing protein: protein MKRNGSRISVLMMAFILLLSLLTFNDILGITVVEGGTQTQIKQAAPKLDLPVKSQQVETLKSAIDQLVEQGKMTEAQMLKFLSYIKEQPGKEPIRMAVEEGVITKKQARALAELLGVGPEENEENLPDEENTDDVNTASSYPIVDTGQTEFYNNSAKTITQETGDLFYGQDANYSGFQASYTDNGDGTITDNVTGLMWEQGFSLCNFDEVQSYANACTTGGYDDWRIPTIKELYSLIDFSGNQGTGEQSAKTTPEDAVPFIDTGYFEFEYPDDGVKRYIDAQYISATEYVSTTMNGTATFFGVNFADGRIKGYPQEPGNRGSSGQYYIRLVRGDTDYGINLFVDNGDGTVTDEATELMWSQVDSGDDGFDMSAFTNDNGSLNWQEALEFAENAEYAGYDDWRLPNAKELQSILDYARSPDTTNSAAIDPVFECSQIFNEASQVDYPFFWTSTSFNPGKDAAILCFGRALGYFSIQGNDAEFMDVHGAGCQRTDPKIGSASYGNGPQGDVRRVYNYVRLVRDAN from the coding sequence ATGAAAAGAAATGGATCAAGAATTTCAGTATTGATGATGGCTTTTATTCTGCTCTTATCACTGTTGACGTTCAATGATATTTTGGGCATAACTGTTGTAGAAGGGGGAACGCAGACTCAAATTAAGCAGGCAGCACCAAAGCTTGACTTACCAGTTAAGTCTCAGCAGGTTGAAACACTAAAAAGTGCGATTGATCAGTTAGTCGAGCAAGGAAAGATGACAGAAGCGCAAATGCTGAAATTTCTTTCCTATATAAAAGAACAGCCTGGAAAGGAGCCGATCCGAATGGCTGTTGAAGAAGGGGTAATTACAAAAAAGCAGGCTAGGGCATTGGCTGAGCTGCTCGGTGTAGGACCAGAGGAAAATGAAGAGAATCTGCCAGATGAGGAGAATACGGATGATGTCAATACGGCTTCAAGCTATCCAATTGTTGATACAGGGCAAACCGAATTCTATAATAATTCAGCCAAGACCATAACGCAGGAAACAGGTGATCTGTTTTATGGACAGGATGCCAATTATTCTGGCTTTCAGGCCAGTTACACAGATAATGGCGACGGAACAATTACCGACAATGTCACCGGCCTGATGTGGGAGCAGGGATTCTCCTTGTGTAATTTTGATGAAGTCCAAAGTTATGCCAATGCCTGCACGACAGGTGGATATGACGATTGGCGAATACCGACTATCAAAGAGCTCTATTCCCTTATCGATTTTTCCGGCAACCAGGGCACAGGTGAACAATCAGCTAAAACAACACCAGAGGATGCCGTGCCTTTTATCGACACGGGCTACTTCGAATTTGAATATCCCGATGATGGAGTGAAACGCTACATTGATGCACAATATATTTCTGCAACAGAATATGTCAGCACCACCATGAATGGAACGGCAACATTTTTCGGTGTTAATTTCGCCGACGGAAGAATCAAAGGCTACCCGCAGGAGCCCGGCAATAGGGGTTCATCAGGTCAGTACTATATCAGGCTGGTACGGGGCGATACTGATTACGGCATCAATCTCTTTGTTGATAACGGTGACGGAACCGTAACCGATGAAGCTACGGAATTGATGTGGTCGCAGGTTGATAGCGGTGATGATGGATTTGACATGAGTGCTTTCACAAACGATAATGGCAGCCTTAACTGGCAGGAAGCGCTGGAATTTGCTGAGAATGCCGAATATGCCGGATATGACGACTGGCGTCTCCCAAACGCCAAAGAACTTCAGAGTATCCTGGATTACGCCAGGAGTCCTGACACTACAAACAGCGCCGCCATCGATCCGGTGTTTGAATGCAGCCAGATATTTAATGAAGCCTCACAAGTGGACTATCCCTTCTTTTGGACCAGTACCAGTTTTAACCCGGGAAAAGATGCGGCAATCCTGTGTTTTGGCAGAGCGCTGGGGTATTTTAGTATTCAGGGTAATGACGCTGAATTCATGGATGTTCACGGAGCCGGATGCCAGAGAACCGATCCTAAAATAGGGAGCGCATCTTATGGAAACGGACCTCAGGGAGATGTCAGGCGGGTTTACAACTATGTACGTCTGGTGAGAGATGCAAATTAA
- a CDS encoding tyramine oxidase subunit B: MNTQLDFIYLSEADMLKAKVDDVVRCTDCMEEMLKILDNGDYRMGGDNGNSHGCMITFPDEPEFPNMPRNTPDRRFMAMPAYVGGKYDVAGMKWYGSNTDNRNKELPRSILMAMLNDKDTGAPLALMSANLLSSYRTAGVPGVGVKNLAVENAKVLGIVGPGVINRTAIETFAALRPSLDTLKIKGRGQASIDRCIEFVQEKCPQFTTIIVCDTLEECVRDSDIISFATSTSMGVGVSAYPHVETEWIKPGALFCLPGAADFDDDFLLSGKAKLVVDNIELYEAWAEEYPYPTYDIVYILGSKFMDLAHEGRLDKSKIHDLGAILNGKVPGRESDEQIILYSVGGMPVEDVAWGKEIYDYAIANDIGTKLPLWDKPALF, translated from the coding sequence ATGAATACACAACTTGATTTTATTTACTTAAGTGAAGCGGATATGTTAAAGGCAAAAGTAGATGATGTGGTGCGATGCACGGACTGCATGGAAGAAATGCTGAAGATTTTAGACAATGGTGACTATCGAATGGGAGGAGATAATGGAAACTCCCATGGATGCATGATTACCTTCCCTGATGAACCGGAATTTCCCAATATGCCTCGAAACACTCCTGATCGCCGCTTTATGGCAATGCCGGCCTATGTTGGCGGTAAATACGATGTAGCGGGAATGAAATGGTATGGATCCAATACAGATAACCGAAATAAAGAACTGCCCCGTTCAATTTTAATGGCCATGCTCAATGATAAAGACACTGGGGCTCCTCTGGCTTTGATGTCAGCAAATCTGTTAAGTTCATATCGGACAGCTGGCGTTCCCGGTGTAGGTGTCAAAAATCTGGCGGTGGAAAATGCCAAGGTGCTGGGGATTGTTGGCCCAGGTGTCATCAACCGGACTGCTATTGAAACATTTGCGGCCCTGCGTCCAAGTCTGGATACCTTAAAAATCAAAGGTCGCGGTCAGGCTTCTATCGATCGATGTATTGAATTTGTTCAGGAAAAATGTCCGCAGTTCACAACAATTATTGTCTGTGATACCCTTGAAGAATGCGTTAGAGACTCAGATATTATCAGTTTTGCTACATCAACGTCGATGGGGGTTGGCGTAAGTGCTTATCCTCATGTTGAGACAGAATGGATTAAACCTGGTGCACTTTTCTGCCTTCCAGGTGCAGCAGATTTTGATGATGATTTTCTTTTAAGCGGAAAAGCAAAATTGGTTGTAGACAATATTGAACTGTATGAAGCATGGGCAGAAGAATATCCCTATCCAACCTATGATATCGTCTATATTTTAGGATCCAAATTTATGGATCTGGCTCATGAAGGTCGTCTCGATAAATCAAAAATTCATGACTTGGGTGCCATCTTAAACGGCAAAGTTCCTGGCCGCGAAAGTGACGAGCAAATTATATTGTATTCAGTTGGTGGAATGCCGGTAGAAGATGTGGCCTGGGGTAAAGAAATTTATGACTACGCCATCGCTAATGACATTGGAACTAAGCTACCACTCTGGGATAAGCCAGCACTTTTCTAA
- a CDS encoding APC family permease, protein MKEKNLGLGSVIATGVGLIVATSCLLSLGQGSAAIGETIIISMAIACVLNILTALSISELNAIMPNLTGGLAQYTLAGLGPFVTVIAMVGGYLVCNTIVGSAEVAMFGNTLSTVLPDLNISGTAYCIGLLVILMIVNLNGVDMFAKIQNLVAYGLIISLGIMGVIGALKLGSGQVIEQPAVLSYDFSDIAALCGLTFFLFIGCEFIVPISNQVKNPRKNVPLGMILSLVIVMVMQTFLVFGFKNYTDWAELGASTTPHVLYGTLLIGNVGTLWMALVSILAVTSSINTIIASLAYICVGMAKIKLLPAVFMKTNKKGAPYVGILTVGGSILLIVATGLSTTEQLSFLILTGCVFWMVAYIIAHVDVLVLRKRMPKVPRTFKVPLGPVLPIIGIAGILWMIYNIAFDPSIRVEIYKTTSIIFSALAVYAVVWIKLVMKVKLFKPFAIKDVMAMENELYHAVRDKNFISDETEKIAADSATE, encoded by the coding sequence TTGAAAGAAAAAAATCTTGGATTGGGTAGCGTTATTGCAACTGGCGTAGGACTTATTGTGGCAACCAGCTGTCTCTTATCGCTGGGACAGGGCTCTGCGGCAATTGGCGAAACAATTATTATTTCTATGGCCATTGCCTGTGTGTTAAATATTTTAACAGCTTTGTCCATTTCAGAACTTAATGCCATCATGCCTAATTTGACCGGTGGTCTGGCACAGTACACTTTAGCCGGACTGGGGCCTTTTGTAACTGTTATCGCCATGGTAGGAGGTTATCTGGTTTGTAATACGATTGTTGGCAGCGCTGAGGTTGCGATGTTTGGAAATACCTTGAGCACAGTACTGCCGGATTTGAATATATCAGGAACAGCCTATTGTATTGGCCTGCTGGTTATTTTAATGATTGTCAATTTAAATGGCGTTGATATGTTTGCAAAAATTCAGAATCTGGTAGCCTATGGGCTGATTATTTCTCTGGGTATTATGGGTGTCATTGGGGCCTTAAAACTTGGTTCAGGTCAGGTGATCGAACAGCCGGCTGTTTTATCTTACGATTTTTCGGATATTGCTGCCCTTTGCGGCTTGACATTTTTCCTCTTCATTGGTTGTGAGTTTATTGTGCCGATTTCCAATCAGGTAAAAAATCCCCGTAAAAATGTCCCCCTGGGGATGATTTTGAGTCTGGTTATCGTAATGGTTATGCAGACCTTCCTCGTTTTTGGTTTCAAAAATTATACTGACTGGGCTGAGCTGGGAGCCAGCACGACACCACATGTTTTATATGGAACCCTGCTTATAGGCAACGTCGGAACCTTGTGGATGGCACTAGTATCGATTCTGGCAGTAACCAGCAGTATTAACACAATTATTGCTTCCCTGGCATATATTTGTGTAGGTATGGCAAAAATCAAGCTGCTGCCAGCGGTCTTTATGAAAACCAATAAAAAAGGTGCTCCCTATGTCGGTATTCTGACAGTTGGCGGCAGTATCCTTTTAATTGTGGCAACCGGCTTATCCACCACAGAACAGCTCTCATTTCTAATTCTAACCGGTTGTGTTTTCTGGATGGTAGCATATATTATTGCTCATGTTGATGTACTGGTTTTAAGAAAGCGTATGCCTAAGGTGCCAAGAACATTTAAGGTGCCGTTGGGTCCAGTCTTGCCGATTATCGGAATTGCAGGAATCTTATGGATGATTTACAATATAGCTTTTGATCCTTCAATCAGAGTAGAGATTTACAAGACAACTTCGATTATCTTCTCAGCACTCGCGGTTTATGCGGTGGTATGGATCAAACTGGTGATGAAGGTGAAACTCTTCAAACCCTTTGCGATAAAGGATGTCATGGCTATGGAGAATGAACTCTATCATGCTGTCCGGGACAAAAATTTTATTTCTGATGAAACTGAAAAAATTGCTGCTGATTCAGCAACTGAATAA
- a CDS encoding P-II family nitrogen regulator, with protein sequence MELSKVEIITSMAKVTALQEAFGQFGITGMTVMQVMGCGVQLGTQEYEVDKKSCPSLLPKQMVMVVLPTKEVDHFMEFVKKELYTGHIGDGKIFISPVTNAVRVRTGEEGEEALIEGDL encoded by the coding sequence ATGGAATTATCAAAGGTGGAAATTATTACAAGTATGGCAAAAGTAACGGCTCTGCAGGAAGCTTTCGGGCAGTTTGGAATAACTGGAATGACGGTTATGCAGGTAATGGGATGTGGCGTCCAACTGGGAACTCAGGAATATGAAGTTGACAAAAAATCATGCCCCAGCCTTTTACCCAAACAGATGGTAATGGTAGTTCTGCCGACAAAAGAAGTGGATCATTTCATGGAATTTGTCAAAAAGGAGCTTTATACTGGGCATATTGGCGACGGTAAAATTTTCATCTCACCGGTGACTAATGCGGTTCGGGTAAGAACAGGTGAAGAGGGAGAAGAAGCGCTCATCGAAGGGGATTTATAA
- a CDS encoding FAD-binding oxidoreductase, whose amino-acid sequence MKNTADVIIVGAGIIGCGTAYYLAKKGVSVIVLEAADHIGNGGSSRNGGGVRQSGRDPRELPMVMWGIKNLWPGLSEELGVEVEYTQKGNLRLGKTEQHLKILQGLTERAVACGLDVKMIDGGEVRSINPHLSNEVVGASWCPTDGHANPLTATLGYYKKARELGVRFITGEQVIGLTKMKGRLQKVITEGDVYEANKVLIAAGAASRKITADVGIDIPMHPIKMECLVTEAEPYMFEQMLGTAEADFYGHQSTHGSFVFGGSTGLEAYNRDNDNRMLSSIGASCTCRAVMGYFPALANTKIVRSWAGYIDECADKIPVISEIDEVPGLYVACGFSGHGFGIAPGAAYNIAQMINGDETTVAMDDFRYDRFKAKI is encoded by the coding sequence ATGAAGAATACAGCTGATGTGATTATTGTCGGAGCTGGGATTATTGGTTGTGGAACAGCTTATTATCTGGCTAAAAAAGGAGTTTCCGTCATCGTTCTTGAAGCTGCTGACCATATTGGTAACGGTGGTTCTTCGAGAAATGGTGGAGGTGTACGCCAGTCAGGACGTGATCCCCGGGAACTGCCGATGGTCATGTGGGGAATTAAAAACCTTTGGCCAGGACTTTCAGAAGAACTGGGCGTGGAGGTTGAATATACCCAGAAGGGTAACCTGCGACTGGGAAAAACTGAACAGCATCTAAAAATACTGCAGGGATTGACCGAACGAGCTGTTGCTTGTGGACTGGATGTTAAAATGATCGATGGTGGAGAAGTAAGGTCAATTAATCCCCATTTATCAAATGAAGTAGTCGGTGCCTCCTGGTGCCCTACCGATGGACATGCAAACCCCTTAACAGCAACCCTAGGCTATTACAAGAAAGCCAGAGAGCTTGGGGTCCGTTTTATCACCGGTGAGCAGGTTATCGGCTTGACAAAGATGAAGGGTCGGCTTCAGAAAGTGATAACCGAGGGAGATGTTTATGAGGCAAATAAGGTACTGATTGCTGCTGGTGCAGCAAGCCGCAAGATAACGGCTGATGTGGGAATAGACATTCCCATGCATCCAATCAAAATGGAATGTCTTGTAACGGAAGCCGAACCCTATATGTTCGAGCAGATGTTAGGTACTGCTGAAGCAGACTTCTATGGCCATCAGTCAACCCATGGTTCTTTCGTCTTTGGCGGATCGACCGGGCTGGAAGCCTATAATCGGGATAATGACAACCGGATGCTTTCCAGTATTGGTGCTTCCTGTACTTGTCGGGCCGTTATGGGATATTTTCCGGCTCTGGCCAACACCAAGATTGTCAGAAGCTGGGCAGGATATATTGATGAATGTGCGGATAAGATTCCGGTCATTTCAGAAATTGATGAAGTTCCGGGCCTTTATGTGGCATGTGGATTCTCAGGTCATGGATTTGGAATTGCGCCAGGTGCGGCTTATAATATCGCGCAAATGATAAATGGTGACGAGACTACGGTTGCAATGGATGACTTCAGGTATGACCGGTTTAAAGCAAAAATATGA
- a CDS encoding (2Fe-2S)-binding protein, with translation MKKIKDRSVELKAFTAEPDDDMLICRCEEITKGEIRRAVHDGMYTLTEIKRYLRAGMGLCQGQTCQKLVKRIVAEELQISPGMVAPGTSRAPIRPTEMNVLGNEKGRSR, from the coding sequence ATGAAAAAAATAAAAGATCGCTCAGTCGAGCTCAAAGCATTCACCGCAGAGCCTGATGATGATATGCTGATTTGCCGTTGTGAGGAAATTACCAAAGGTGAAATCAGAAGAGCTGTTCATGACGGAATGTATACACTTACTGAAATCAAAAGATATTTGCGAGCCGGAATGGGCTTGTGCCAGGGACAGACCTGTCAGAAACTGGTTAAAAGAATTGTTGCCGAAGAACTTCAGATATCACCGGGTATGGTGGCACCGGGTACCAGTCGAGCTCCTATCAGACCCACAGAAATGAATGTTTTAGGCAATGAGAAAGGACGGAGTCGTTGA
- a CDS encoding FAD-dependent oxidoreductase, with amino-acid sequence MKRADLIVVGAGPAGLSAAIEAARRGLSVIVFDENEKPGGQLFKQIHKFFGSKEHRAKIRGIQIGSELLAEAHELGVEVMLGATVIGLYQDKEIAVRFGEEVDYFKGDAIVMATGASENMATFKGWTLPGVIGAGAAQTMMNLHGIKPGQKVVMLGSGNVGLVVSFQLMQAGCQVVAIVDAAPKIGGYGVHAAKLARCGVPFYLSHVIKQAKGEEQVEEVIITQVDASFKPIAGSEKKFDCDTICIAVGLSPMSQLLKMAGCEMIDDPSKGGEVPVIDQDGETSIKGVFAAGDVSGIEEASSAMIEGSMAGICVASRLGFIGLEEKDTELKRRKKDLESLRQGMFAPENRGKIIEKTDEGHFVSSSLLQNGYISDEEIGRYPGVSNGAAIHPVMECTQNIPCNPCQDACSRNCIKIGENITALPVVNDESKCSGCGLCVAACSGQAIFLVSENAEEGFAEVTLPYEFLPLPQKGHKGIALTRSGESCCEAEVVAIKSLAAYDHTNLLTIKVPLEYSMNARFFKAI; translated from the coding sequence ATGAAACGGGCAGATCTAATTGTAGTCGGTGCCGGACCGGCGGGTCTGTCAGCAGCGATTGAAGCAGCCCGTCGCGGACTTTCGGTTATCGTTTTTGATGAGAATGAAAAGCCGGGTGGCCAACTGTTTAAACAGATCCATAAATTTTTCGGTTCAAAAGAGCATCGGGCTAAAATAAGAGGGATTCAGATAGGTAGTGAACTCCTGGCTGAAGCACATGAGTTGGGTGTTGAGGTCATGTTGGGAGCAACTGTAATTGGTCTTTATCAGGATAAGGAAATTGCTGTCCGTTTTGGCGAAGAAGTTGATTATTTCAAGGGAGATGCCATCGTGATGGCGACCGGTGCTTCTGAAAACATGGCTACTTTTAAAGGATGGACCCTTCCCGGTGTTATCGGGGCCGGAGCGGCTCAGACGATGATGAACCTACACGGGATTAAACCGGGACAAAAGGTTGTAATGCTGGGCAGCGGAAATGTTGGGCTGGTTGTCAGTTTTCAGTTGATGCAGGCAGGGTGCCAAGTTGTAGCAATAGTGGATGCGGCGCCTAAGATTGGCGGCTACGGAGTACATGCTGCGAAGCTAGCCAGGTGCGGTGTTCCCTTTTATCTTTCCCATGTCATTAAACAGGCAAAAGGTGAAGAGCAGGTTGAGGAGGTAATCATCACACAAGTGGACGCCTCATTTAAACCAATTGCTGGAAGCGAAAAGAAATTTGATTGTGATACCATCTGTATTGCAGTGGGACTATCGCCAATGTCCCAACTGTTAAAAATGGCTGGTTGTGAAATGATTGATGATCCTTCAAAAGGCGGAGAAGTGCCAGTGATTGATCAGGACGGGGAAACATCCATTAAAGGAGTTTTTGCTGCAGGGGATGTATCCGGTATTGAAGAAGCAAGTTCGGCGATGATCGAAGGGAGCATGGCTGGTATATGTGTAGCCAGTCGCCTTGGTTTTATAGGTTTAGAAGAGAAAGATACTGAATTGAAACGCCGGAAAAAAGATCTTGAATCGCTAAGACAGGGGATGTTTGCACCGGAGAACCGGGGCAAAATAATTGAAAAGACGGATGAGGGACATTTTGTTTCTTCTTCACTGCTGCAAAACGGTTATATTTCAGATGAAGAAATTGGTCGTTATCCTGGTGTGAGCAATGGTGCGGCTATTCATCCGGTGATGGAGTGTACACAGAATATCCCGTGCAATCCCTGTCAGGATGCCTGCTCTAGAAACTGTATTAAAATTGGGGAGAACATCACTGCTTTACCGGTTGTTAACGATGAATCCAAGTGTTCGGGCTGTGGCCTTTGTGTGGCTGCCTGTTCCGGACAGGCGATCTTTCTGGTTTCAGAAAATGCTGAAGAAGGTTTTGCGGAAGTAACTCTTCCCTATGAGTTCTTACCTTTGCCCCAAAAAGGTCACAAGGGCATCGCGCTGACAAGAAGTGGAGAAAGCTGCTGTGAAGCTGAGGTCGTTGCTATCAAAAGTTTGGCGGCTTATGACCATACCAATCTGTTGACTATTAAAGTACCACTTGAATATTCCATGAATGCCCGGTTTTTCAAGGCTATTTAA
- a CDS encoding (2Fe-2S)-binding protein: MERIEKHPILGETQKGELVNFTFDGQTLSGYAGEPVAVALKAAGVMVHRFTKKEHEPRGIFCAIGRCTDCVMVVDGKPNVRTCITPLVAGMTVATQDGVVAKEESAS; the protein is encoded by the coding sequence ATGGAACGAATCGAAAAACATCCAATACTGGGAGAAACACAAAAAGGCGAATTAGTTAATTTTACCTTTGATGGTCAGACTTTATCGGGATACGCTGGTGAACCAGTTGCGGTTGCCTTAAAAGCTGCTGGGGTGATGGTTCACCGTTTTACAAAAAAAGAACATGAACCTCGGGGAATATTTTGTGCTATCGGTCGATGCACCGATTGTGTCATGGTGGTAGATGGCAAACCAAACGTAAGAACCTGCATTACACCACTGGTAGCAGGTATGACAGTAGCGACACAGGACGGCGTGGTGGCGAAAGAGGAGAGTGCATCATGA
- a CDS encoding Rid family hydrolase, whose translation MSRINFSSGAPLEDVVGYSRMVKVGNTIMIGGTTAVQLDGSVYGEDSPYQQARYIFEKQVKLLKEAGATAADVVKIDAYLTNMKDAAEVGRAYTEIFYDIRPLFTAFGINELNRPSQLCEIEMMAIIDQ comes from the coding sequence ATGAGCAGAATCAATTTTTCATCAGGCGCACCACTGGAAGATGTGGTGGGATATTCAAGAATGGTTAAAGTAGGCAATACAATTATGATTGGTGGAACGACTGCAGTGCAATTGGATGGCAGTGTCTATGGCGAGGATAGTCCCTACCAACAGGCCAGATACATTTTTGAAAAACAGGTTAAGCTCCTAAAGGAGGCTGGTGCAACGGCAGCTGATGTGGTGAAAATCGATGCCTATCTGACTAACATGAAGGATGCTGCAGAAGTAGGAAGAGCATACACTGAAATCTTTTATGATATACGACCATTGTTTACGGCGTTTGGTATCAACGAACTAAATCGGCCATCACAGCTTTGTGAAATTGAAATGATGGCAATTATAGATCAATAG